A single window of Halomicrobium zhouii DNA harbors:
- a CDS encoding amino acid-binding protein yields the protein MSDGGPPGGATFDEIMEKFSDSPGQQAVIRLLLERGFSVNEEGRVVSGGIEIPNTGIAREVGVDRRVVDATTSAILDDEELTRIFTNISAIPSLMDLAPVLDLTVLTVAVRDAEETGIVATVTDAIADHELTIRQVISEDPEFTDEPVLYVITDEDLPGELINELRAFEFVRRIEIE from the coding sequence ATGAGCGACGGCGGCCCACCGGGCGGCGCGACGTTCGACGAGATCATGGAGAAGTTCTCCGACTCCCCCGGCCAGCAGGCCGTCATCCGCCTGCTGCTCGAACGGGGCTTCTCCGTCAACGAGGAGGGCCGGGTCGTCTCGGGGGGGATCGAGATCCCCAACACCGGCATCGCCCGCGAGGTGGGCGTCGACCGCCGGGTCGTCGACGCGACGACGAGCGCTATCCTCGACGACGAGGAACTGACGCGCATCTTCACGAACATCTCGGCCATCCCGAGCCTGATGGATCTCGCGCCGGTGCTCGACCTCACCGTCCTCACCGTCGCGGTGCGGGACGCCGAGGAGACGGGCATCGTCGCCACCGTCACCGACGCCATCGCCGACCACGAGCTCACCATCCGCCAGGTCATCTCTGAGGACCCGGAGTTCACCGACGAACCCGTGCTGTACGTCATCACCGACGAGGACCTGCCCGGGGAACTCATCAACGAACTCCGCGCGTTCGAGTTCGTGCGGCGTATCGAAATCGAGTGA
- a CDS encoding UPF0175 family protein translates to MSASPFITLKIEVPARSPQSMIDVQENIDLLRKSGRFDTEEEFLEEAFRALLEKRPELRVELAVEQYKTGDVSLNRAAELAGYSPEEFKEILQDRGVGRNIGFLDEDERESRLEGLE, encoded by the coding sequence GTGTCTGCCTCACCGTTTATTACGCTGAAGATAGAAGTCCCCGCAAGGAGTCCCCAGTCAATGATCGACGTTCAGGAAAACATCGACCTTCTCAGGAAGTCAGGACGCTTCGACACCGAGGAGGAGTTCCTCGAAGAAGCGTTCCGGGCGTTACTGGAGAAGCGACCGGAGCTCCGCGTCGAACTCGCCGTCGAGCAGTACAAAACCGGGGACGTGAGCCTCAATCGCGCGGCAGAGCTCGCCGGGTATAGCCCGGAGGAGTTCAAGGAGATACTGCAGGACCGCGGCGTCGGCCGGAATATTGGCTTCCTCGACGAAGACGAACGTGAGAGTCGCCTCGAAGGACTGGAGTAG